The genomic region GACTGCGAACGCACGGCGAATGAACTCTCCGAACGGGTCGCTGAATGGGGCGGGAGCCGATACGGCGATAGCGGAAGCGGCGTCGAGTACGCCCGCTCGCTGGCCGACCGGAACGGGGAGGACGAGGGCGACCGCGCGCTCCGGTCGCTGGCCGAGCAGACGGCCGCGCTGGCCGACGAGGCGGATGCGCTCCGGGCCTACATCGAGCGGACCGCGCCCGCTGTCGCGCCCAACCTCTCGATGCTGGCCGGGCCGGTGCTGGCGTCCCGGCTCATTTCACTGGCCGGCGGCCTCGAAGCGCTGGCGAAGAAACCGAGCGGGACGGTACAGGTCCTCGGAGCCGAGGACGCGCTCTTTGCCCACCTCAAGGGGTCGGCCCCGTCGCCGAAACACGGCGTCATCTTCACCCACGAGTACGTGCGCGGGACCCGCCGCGAGGACCGCGGGTCGGCCGCGCGAGCACTCGCCGGGAAGCTCTCGATTGCCGCCCGAATCGACCACTATAGCGGCGACCGCCGGCCGGACCTGCAGGCGGAACTCGATGAACGAATCGAACGGATTCAGGCACGAGCCGAGGAGGGAGACGACGAATGACGCTCCCACGCGGCGTCGAGCGTCACGCCTTCGGCGGCGAGACGAGCCTCGCCACGCAGGGCCAGCCGGTGTACGGCGAGCGGACCGACGGCGACTGGCGGCGGTGGGACCCCCACCGCTCGAAGCTCGGCGCAATGCTCGAACAGGGAATGGACACCGGCCTCGACGGTGGTGAGACCGTGCTGTATCTCGGTGCGGCGGCCGGGACAACCGTGAGTCACGTCGCTGATTTCGGCGGGCCAACCTACGCCGTCGAGTTCGCGCCCCGGCCGGTTCGAGAACTGCTGGACGCTGCAGAGAGCCGGCAGAACCTCTTTCCGCTGCTCAAGGACGCCCGCAAGCCCGGGAGCTACGCCCACGTCGTCGAACCGGTCGATGTCGTCGTGCAGGACGTGGCGACAAGAGGGCAAGCCCGGGTGGCGGCGCTCAACAAGCGGTTCCTCGGAGACGACGGTCGGCTCCTCGCGGCGATCAAGGCCCGGAGCGAGGACGTGACCGCCGACCCCGACGCCGTGTTCGACAACGTACGCGAGGAACTCAGCGCCGAGTACGAATTGCTTGAGACGGCGCGTCTGGACCCGTATCACGAGGACCACCTCGGTATCGTTGCCCGGCCCCGCGAGGACTGATTCGGTCCGTTCTGTTCACGCGACTCACTTCAGGAGCGGACCAATTATGCGGGCTGTGCGGGCAGGGACGGAAGGCTTTACCGGGTCGATTCCGATGTGCTGAGTAATGGACGCGACGGGTTCTGCCGAGCATTTTACCCGGATGGGGACGCTCGGCATCGAGGAAGAGTTCTACGTCGTCGACGAGTTCGGTCGCCCGACGTCTGGCACAGACGAGCTCGTCTACGAGACGGAGCCGCCAGCGGTTCTCGACGGCCGGCTCGACCACGAACTGTTCAAGTGCGTTATCGAGACGCAAACGCCGCGGATCGACGACCCGGCGGACGCCGGTGACCACCTCCGGTCGGTCCGGAACGCGCTGGTCGACCACGCTGACGCGAACGGGTTCGGGATCGCCGCCGCGGGCCTGCACCCGCTGGCGAAGTGGCGCGAACTCGAACACGCCGAGAAGCCTCGGTACAAGTCACAGCTGGACCGCATTCAGTATCCACAGCACCGCAACACGACCGCTGGCCTGCACGTCCACGTCGGTGTCGACGACGCTGATAAGGCCGTCTGGGTGGCGAACGAACTCCGATGGCATCTCCCGCTGATGCTCGCGCTGTCGGCCAACTCCCCGTACTGGAACGGCTTCGACACCGGGCTGCAGTCTGCCCGCGGGAAGATATTCGAGGCGCTTCCCAATACCGGAATGCCGACGGCGTTCGACGATTACGCCGCCTTCGAGGCATACGAGCGGCGGATGCTCGAAACGGGGAGTATCGATGACCGCGGCGAACTCTGGTTCGACGTGCGGCCCCACTCCGGCCACGGCACCGTTGAAGTGCGTGCGCC from Haloarcula rubripromontorii harbors:
- a CDS encoding fibrillarin-like rRNA/tRNA 2'-O-methyltransferase encodes the protein MTLPRGVERHAFGGETSLATQGQPVYGERTDGDWRRWDPHRSKLGAMLEQGMDTGLDGGETVLYLGAAAGTTVSHVADFGGPTYAVEFAPRPVRELLDAAESRQNLFPLLKDARKPGSYAHVVEPVDVVVQDVATRGQARVAALNKRFLGDDGRLLAAIKARSEDVTADPDAVFDNVREELSAEYELLETARLDPYHEDHLGIVARPRED
- a CDS encoding NOP5/NOP56 family protein — protein: MSNGWFAGLDPDDDAVAVEQIAAGRADTPEDWPQQAVAAGFANDEAAYYDRLHEVTMAATSAAVAEQEGADDQQLVHAVRAMADCERTANELSERVAEWGGSRYGDSGSGVEYARSLADRNGEDEGDRALRSLAEQTAALADEADALRAYIERTAPAVAPNLSMLAGPVLASRLISLAGGLEALAKKPSGTVQVLGAEDALFAHLKGSAPSPKHGVIFTHEYVRGTRREDRGSAARALAGKLSIAARIDHYSGDRRPDLQAELDERIERIQARAEEGDDE
- a CDS encoding glutamate--cysteine ligase, giving the protein MDATGSAEHFTRMGTLGIEEEFYVVDEFGRPTSGTDELVYETEPPAVLDGRLDHELFKCVIETQTPRIDDPADAGDHLRSVRNALVDHADANGFGIAAAGLHPLAKWRELEHAEKPRYKSQLDRIQYPQHRNTTAGLHVHVGVDDADKAVWVANELRWHLPLMLALSANSPYWNGFDTGLQSARGKIFEALPNTGMPTAFDDYAAFEAYERRMLETGSIDDRGELWFDVRPHSGHGTVEVRAPDGQADPDRVLAFVEYVHELVIDLAERYEDGESGRRLRREFLDENKWRAIRHGQSADLLSRDLSTTRSVEELVEIESDRLDIDGLWELYDRESGAKRQRRLRSEEGVMALADSLRLA